From the Silvanigrella paludirubra genome, one window contains:
- a CDS encoding flagellin, whose translation MGLRIQTNIQSLNAQRALSITTKQNDESIEKVSSGYRINKASDDAAGLAISEKLKADVRGLNMAKRNASDGISLLQTAEGGMNEIGNILSRLRELAVQGSSDTIGNKERGFIHKEFNALKDEVDRITNSTEYNGTLLLTGKPEEAEGGLPEDMTKKSNPPPLEVQVGKNWSEMTDGQSDPFNEEFARNPVNIIRLNFDKINTSTVGLGIGRASDESLESTGVSLEGGDHNDSKLRAQASINKLDDAISKVSEFRADMGALQNRLYSTISNLSVQSENYSAANSRIRDTDFAEETAKLAQSNILKQGGVAVLAQANQSPGAAMRLLG comes from the coding sequence ATGGGTTTGCGTATACAAACCAACATCCAATCCCTTAATGCTCAAAGAGCTTTGAGTATTACAACCAAGCAAAATGATGAGTCCATTGAGAAAGTAAGCTCAGGTTATCGCATTAACAAGGCTTCAGATGATGCTGCGGGTCTTGCTATTAGCGAAAAATTAAAAGCGGACGTTCGTGGTCTCAACATGGCAAAACGTAACGCTAGTGACGGTATTTCTCTACTTCAAACTGCCGAAGGTGGAATGAATGAAATTGGAAATATCTTATCTCGTTTACGCGAGCTTGCTGTACAAGGTTCTTCAGATACAATTGGGAATAAAGAACGCGGATTTATTCACAAAGAATTTAATGCTCTAAAAGACGAAGTAGATCGTATAACAAACTCAACAGAATACAATGGAACTTTATTATTAACTGGTAAACCTGAAGAAGCAGAAGGTGGCTTGCCAGAAGATATGACTAAAAAATCAAATCCTCCACCACTAGAAGTTCAAGTTGGTAAAAACTGGAGTGAAATGACAGATGGTCAAAGTGATCCATTTAATGAAGAGTTTGCTCGTAATCCAGTAAACATCATTAGACTTAACTTTGATAAAATTAATACAAGTACAGTTGGTCTAGGAATTGGTCGTGCAAGTGATGAATCATTGGAATCCACTGGTGTTTCTTTAGAAGGTGGAGATCACAACGATTCTAAATTGCGTGCTCAAGCTTCTATTAACAAACTTGATGATGCTATTTCTAAAGTATCTGAGTTCCGTGCAGATATGGGTGCGTTGCAAAACCGTCTATACTCTACAATTTCTAACTTAAGTGTTCAATCCGAAAACTATTCTGCTGCGAATAGCCGTATTCGTGACACTGACTTTGCAGAAGAAACTGCAAAATTGGCTCAGTCCAACATCCTCAAACAAGGTGGTGTGGCTGTTCTTGCTCAAGCCAACCAAAGCCCTGGTGCAGCAATGCGCTTGTTAGGTTAA
- the thyX gene encoding FAD-dependent thymidylate synthase, whose amino-acid sequence MTKELIGTAIEVDDGKVTLSDFMGSDLSVVNAARVSFGKRKTEMDEKDVKLIKYLAAHKHMSPFRHVVFTFTLEGVSEVVCRQLYKHQVGCAYTSGEFKEAATTWNEVSGRYVEFDPEFHIPSEFRKQHKSNKQASQEGELVESNDEARAIYMNAIEHGFSSYKKLLELGVCKEQARMIMPISFKNALVWTASLEATVHFIKLRDHEGAQLEIRNLARAIKKLIDPICPHSIEALLNSEK is encoded by the coding sequence ATGACTAAAGAACTTATTGGAACAGCAATTGAAGTGGACGATGGTAAGGTAACATTATCGGATTTTATGGGTAGCGATCTTTCTGTTGTAAATGCAGCGCGCGTTAGTTTTGGAAAAAGAAAAACTGAAATGGATGAGAAAGATGTTAAACTCATTAAATATCTTGCTGCTCATAAGCACATGAGTCCTTTTCGTCATGTCGTATTTACCTTTACTTTGGAAGGCGTCTCTGAAGTTGTATGCAGACAGTTATATAAACATCAGGTTGGCTGTGCTTATACTAGCGGTGAATTTAAAGAAGCAGCTACAACTTGGAATGAAGTATCTGGGAGATATGTTGAGTTTGATCCTGAATTTCATATTCCATCTGAATTTCGTAAACAACACAAAAGTAACAAGCAAGCTTCCCAAGAAGGTGAGCTTGTAGAATCGAATGATGAAGCTCGTGCTATTTATATGAATGCAATAGAACATGGCTTTTCTTCTTATAAAAAATTATTAGAACTTGGAGTTTGTAAAGAGCAAGCTCGTATGATTATGCCCATCAGTTTTAAGAATGCTCTTGTATGGACAGCCTCATTAGAAGCGACGGTACATTTTATAAAATTGCGCGATCATGAAGGAGCGCAACTCGAAATTAGAAATCTAGCGAGAGCCATTAAAAAACTTATTGATCCTATTTGTCCCCACTCAATAGAAGCATTGCTAAATTCAGAAAAATAA
- a CDS encoding tetratricopeptide repeat protein codes for MTKCSSLESIINDSKKSNFSNFLSFIEGDVGKSLSNIQERHASHVLKKSKKIAFIAPQLPHPCELEIWNYCVNKLGLEGALYTHISEEKTFIQFAKLLNNSNTTLYLTCYTLDSMNENKTFLSGLEKELEDYSLIVSLGENSLASYQASKVKRNNFSRLIIWQNAPRPPHANLGARSPNGSPLPNIARERTVRKEVLKNADLILCFDKDGATWSYLEDVSSQRIRRVSRGLNSQRYSAEISTFRRIELRASLGLPESDFIFFHLGPLEIESGALDSVFAFKNLLQSNPTFQGRARLCFCGTGSAAADIRQSVVELDIDDHVYFLNPNGDGLKEIPGNQFSCIISVCDAVIHGSIAPVNGNALKFLDSTYDVMCALSSDIIIISNGNNWIGEWVSRFYKTFSSGSIHSLARLMQETIEKQDKVTNVKHAIKKAIANEFPFEKISNEISEIFKSLIVVTPAIDTENTSKIINQIEEMVVAKQYIDAINLISQAFQKNNLSVVQQGNLFRLIGDCFTKLGDLDNGVSNYTKALELDPYCAKCFIGLGTVALQRNNYNVAVPQFQKAISLAPNDDMASLGLGLAFEGLNELKEALSWTIRACHLKADNTVAIFNLVKLSFEMEEYADAERVLIRYLGLHPHDVNMIYTLGTIAFKTGKVDIALQLMENILSLDPMNSRAHSLMNQIQRQDLQKRPA; via the coding sequence ATGACAAAATGTAGCTCCCTTGAAAGCATTATAAATGATTCAAAAAAATCAAATTTTTCAAATTTTCTTTCATTTATAGAAGGAGATGTTGGAAAGTCTTTGTCAAATATACAAGAAAGACATGCTTCTCATGTCTTAAAAAAATCTAAAAAAATTGCTTTTATTGCGCCACAACTTCCACATCCTTGTGAACTAGAAATATGGAATTATTGTGTCAATAAACTAGGATTAGAAGGCGCTTTATATACCCATATAAGTGAAGAAAAAACATTTATTCAATTTGCAAAGCTTTTAAATAATTCAAATACGACACTTTATTTAACTTGTTATACACTAGACTCCATGAATGAAAATAAAACATTTTTATCTGGATTAGAAAAAGAGCTTGAAGATTATTCTTTAATTGTATCTTTAGGAGAAAACTCCTTAGCAAGTTACCAAGCATCAAAAGTCAAAAGAAACAATTTCTCTCGTCTTATTATTTGGCAAAATGCACCAAGACCTCCTCATGCTAATTTAGGAGCAAGATCTCCAAATGGCTCACCGTTACCTAACATAGCAAGGGAACGTACAGTTCGAAAAGAAGTTTTAAAAAATGCAGATCTTATTTTATGTTTTGATAAAGATGGAGCAACTTGGTCCTATCTTGAAGATGTAAGTTCACAAAGAATTCGTCGCGTTTCACGTGGTTTGAATTCTCAAAGATACTCAGCAGAAATTTCTACTTTTCGGAGAATCGAATTAAGAGCTTCTTTAGGACTTCCCGAGTCTGATTTTATATTTTTCCATTTAGGACCACTTGAAATTGAGTCTGGTGCTCTTGATTCCGTATTTGCTTTTAAAAACTTGTTACAAAGCAATCCCACATTTCAAGGAAGAGCAAGGCTTTGTTTTTGCGGAACAGGCTCAGCGGCGGCGGATATAAGACAAAGTGTTGTAGAATTAGACATTGATGACCATGTGTATTTTTTAAATCCAAACGGAGACGGTCTAAAAGAGATACCAGGAAATCAATTTTCCTGTATTATATCTGTTTGCGATGCTGTAATTCATGGCTCTATTGCTCCCGTAAACGGAAATGCACTTAAATTTTTAGATAGCACCTACGATGTCATGTGCGCCCTTTCTTCAGATATTATTATTATCTCCAATGGGAATAATTGGATTGGAGAATGGGTAAGCCGGTTTTATAAAACGTTTTCTTCAGGAAGCATTCATAGTTTAGCTAGACTCATGCAGGAAACGATTGAAAAACAAGACAAAGTAACAAATGTTAAACATGCTATTAAAAAAGCAATTGCTAATGAATTTCCTTTTGAAAAAATTTCTAATGAAATATCTGAAATTTTTAAATCACTTATTGTTGTTACACCTGCCATTGATACTGAAAATACTTCAAAAATAATAAATCAAATTGAAGAAATGGTTGTTGCAAAACAATATATTGATGCCATTAATTTAATTTCTCAAGCTTTTCAAAAAAACAATCTTTCTGTTGTTCAGCAAGGAAATTTATTTAGATTAATTGGTGATTGTTTTACTAAACTTGGTGACTTAGATAATGGAGTTTCAAATTATACAAAGGCACTTGAACTCGATCCATACTGTGCAAAATGTTTTATTGGACTAGGAACAGTTGCATTACAAAGAAATAATTACAATGTTGCTGTGCCTCAATTTCAAAAAGCAATTAGTTTAGCTCCAAACGATGACATGGCGAGTCTTGGTCTTGGCTTAGCATTTGAAGGTTTAAATGAGTTGAAAGAAGCTCTTTCTTGGACAATACGTGCTTGTCATTTAAAAGCAGACAATACGGTCGCCATTTTCAATTTAGTAAAGCTTTCTTTTGAAATGGAAGAGTATGCTGATGCAGAAAGAGTTTTAATACGTTATTTAGGACTCCATCCTCATGATGTAAATATGATTTATACTCTTGGCACTATAGCTTTTAAAACAGGAAAAGTAGATATAGCGCTTCAATTAATGGAAAATATATTATCACTTGATCCAATGAATAGCAGAGCTCATAGCCTAATGAATCAAATACAAAGACAAGATTTACAAAAGAGACCAGCTTAA
- a CDS encoding DDE-type integrase/transposase/recombinase yields MIYQKNTVTLPFILRECNKNNRVFCKESSIMANKERIDKQHRYPWAVIETAVQFYFQQNMTFRSVSEKMSTHGVEVSHKTVYEWVQKFGDNVDKKSRKRIPSYEVEESYIKCNGDWKYMYRARDRQDSTLSICMRDKKNLTSAKSFFKKSLESN; encoded by the coding sequence TTGATATATCAAAAAAACACTGTTACGTTACCTTTTATCTTAAGGGAATGTAATAAGAATAATCGTGTTTTCTGTAAGGAGTCCTCTATAATGGCAAATAAAGAAAGAATCGACAAACAACATCGCTATCCTTGGGCAGTTATTGAAACTGCTGTTCAATTCTATTTTCAACAAAACATGACTTTCCGTTCTGTTTCTGAAAAAATGTCTACACACGGCGTAGAAGTTTCTCATAAAACTGTTTACGAATGGGTTCAAAAATTCGGTGATAATGTTGATAAAAAATCACGCAAACGTATTCCTAGCTACGAAGTAGAAGAGTCTTACATTAAATGTAACGGCGACTGGAAATACATGTACCGCGCTCGTGATCGCCAAGATTCTACTTTAAGCATTTGCATGCGCGATAAAAAGAATTTAACTTCTGCAAAGTCTTTCTTTAAAAAATCTTTAGAAAGCAACTAA